In Littorina saxatilis isolate snail1 linkage group LG8, US_GU_Lsax_2.0, whole genome shotgun sequence, a single genomic region encodes these proteins:
- the LOC138974633 gene encoding uncharacterized protein: MASLTITSVLKTLLVLLCTPPTVTPRSVKQLPITCDAEECSIGESASVTCHFGTDIRQNQRHFAVVMYPFHVEKSFSGIDVLRCHWTQPSSPECRVMDGFVFNQHITDTITVNISKATTQMAGIYACELVPSNDRTKRTCNLNVTERSPSAARMQSAPRRPPRKEGSIPEPSMYSAVRGSAEERDTNQGSFLAMHIITMSALVLLIALNVFMAMRR; the protein is encoded by the exons ATGGCTTCACTAACGATAACCTCAGTGTTAAAGACCCTGCTGGTGCTTTTATGCACCCCGCCCACTGTGACCCCACGGAGTGTGAAACAACTTCCCATCACGTGTGATGCCGAAGAATGCAGCATTGGGGAGAGTGCCAGTGTGACGTGTCATTTCGGTACAGACATTCGCCAGAACCAGCGGCACTTTGCAGTGGTCATGTACCCGTTTCACGTCGAAAAAAGCTTTTCTG GAATCGATGTCCTGCGATGCCACTGGACTCAACCGTCGTCACCAGAATGCCGAGTGATGGACGGGTTTGTCTTCAACCAACACATAACTGACACGATAACGGTGAACATCTCCAAAGCCACGACACAGATGGCAGGAATCTACGCCTGCGAGCTCGTCCCTTCCAATGACAGAACGAAGCGCACGTGCAATCTCAACGTCACAG aacGAAGCCCGTCCGCAGCGCGAATGCAATCTGCTCCCAGAAGACCTCCACGGAAAG AGGGCAGTATACCAGAACCATCAATGTACTCTGCTGTCAGAGGATCTGCTGAAGAGAGAG ATACCAACCAAGGCTCCTTCCTGGCAATGCACATAATCACGATGTCAGCTTTGGTATTACTCATCGCCTTGAATGTCTTCATGGCAATGCGCAGGTGA